One genomic segment of Mytilus galloprovincialis chromosome 5, xbMytGall1.hap1.1, whole genome shotgun sequence includes these proteins:
- the LOC143075413 gene encoding electron transfer flavoprotein beta subunit lysine methyltransferase-like isoform X1, which yields MLELTKGQMRFLPVVRYQLLQRACHTSRSITDLIPSHTELSRDHLTPEIALHLITPRCKLWNSKGDDVPFPDPYWAFYWPGGQALTRFILDNQYIFADKNIVDIGSGCGASAIACKMIGARSVIANDIDKVAIGAINLNAAANQTEVSVSSENLIGSVDSNWNIVLLGDMFYDRHFVDMVSDWIPKLSNNNISVYVGDPGRLPLINHPLSSKLEIVFKCELPEECLKGNNGMNSGYVWKYKP from the exons aatTAACAAAGGGACAAATGCGATTTTTGCCTGTTGTAAGATATCAGCTGTTACAAAGAGCTTGTCATACAAGTCGTAGCATCACTGATTTAATACCCAGTCATACAGAGTTATCCAGGGACCACCTTACACCAGAAATAGCCCTCCATCTTATAACACCACGATGTAAGCTGTGGAATAGCAAAGGAGATGATGTGCCATTTCCTGACCCTTACTGGGCATTTTATTGGCCTGGAGGACAGGCATTAACCAG GTTCATATTAGACAATCAGTATATTTTTGCTGACAAAAACATAGTTGACATTGGAAGCGGATGCGGAGCCTCTGCCATTGCATGTAAAATGATTGGTGCCCGCAGTGTTATTGCTAATGACATTGATAAAG ttGCCATTGGTGCCATTAACTTGAATGCAGCAGCCAATCAAACAGAAGTATCGGTATCGTCAGAAAACCTGATTGGTTCTGTAGACTCTAACTGGAACATAGTACTGCTAGGCGATATGTTTTATGACCGCCACTTTGTAGACATGGTTAGTGACTGGATTCCGAAATTATCAAACAATAACATATCTGTATATGTAGGCGATCCAGGCAGACTTCCTCTAATCAATCATCCACTCAGTTCAAAATTAGAAATTGTGTTCAAGTGTGAATTACCTGAAGAATGTCTGAAGGGAAATAATGGAATGAATTCTGGCTATGTCTGGAAATATAAACCCTGA
- the LOC143074393 gene encoding uncharacterized protein LOC143074393: MKFCRHIEFSTSPLFCSYKIICAIVAAVFFLEIIIFHGIVIYAYVQFKKSFTPLYDSSKGTFIEKITGNKFAKSVIFSAKYGGLASILQDTVERVYITYPKENLNKSMATFKLDTSHSGEFLYLYRKILARSRFPYSELIVDIGANDGFLSSNSFNFIQHGWNAVLVEPLSEQLHLARHHLSRYIDEYNEKKQYVKYVEAVLGTEDGTVKLIISPDLVSMESHVLREHDYDGTKKVVRTVPGISVGRFVKKYDIPKNFGILSVDAEGQGNKILHQFIDLGYKPGYIIYEDLHEKYAETTAETIQYLMRAGYRYLTKRGWNLLFENTGIKQKS, encoded by the exons ATGAAATTTTGCAGACATATTGAATTTTCTACAAGTCCATTATTCTGTTCCTATAAAATCATATGTGCCATAGTTGCTGCAGTCTTCTTTCTAGAAATAATCATATTTCATGGAATAGTAATATATGCATACGTCcagtttaaaaaaagttttactcCATTATATGACTCTAGCAAAGGGACTTTCATTGAAAAGATTACAGGCAATAAATTTgctaaaagtgttattttttcaGCAAAATATGGTGGTTTGGCATCAATTTTACAAGACACTGTAGAAAGGGTGTACATAACATATCCCAAGGAAAACCTCAACAAATCAATGGCCACCTTTAAACTGGACACATCACATTCGGGAGAGTTTTTATATCTTTATCGAAAAATTCTTGCAAGAAGTCGATTTCCTTATTCCGAATTGATAGTTGATATTGGTGCTAATGATGGTTTCTTATCCAGTAACTCATTTAACTTTATTCAACATGGATGGAATGCTGTTCTTGTAGAACCTCTGTCAGAACAGCTTCATCTTGCAAGACATCATTTATCAAG aTATATAGATGAATACAATGAAAAGAAGCAATATGTTAAATACGTAGAGGCTGTCTTGGGAACAGAAGATGGAACAGTCAAGCTAATTATCTCCCCTGATTTAGTTTCAATGGAATCTCATGTACTTAGAGAACATGATTATGATGGAACTAAGAAAGTAGTGAGAACAGTGCCTGGGATATCTGTTGGTAGATTTGTTAAGAAATATGACATTCCTAAAAACTTTGGTATTCTGTCTGTAGATGCTGAGGGACAAGGGAACaag ataTTACATCAGTTTATAGATTTAGGGTACAAACCCGGTTACATTATCTATGAAGATTTACACGAGAAATATGCTGAGACCACTGCTGAGACAATACAATACCTGATGAGAGCTGGTTACAGGTATTTAACAAAGAGAGGATGGAATCTCTTGTTTGAAAATACTGGTATTAAACAGAAGTCATAA
- the LOC143075413 gene encoding electron transfer flavoprotein beta subunit lysine methyltransferase-like isoform X2 produces MRFLPVVRYQLLQRACHTSRSITDLIPSHTELSRDHLTPEIALHLITPRCKLWNSKGDDVPFPDPYWAFYWPGGQALTRFILDNQYIFADKNIVDIGSGCGASAIACKMIGARSVIANDIDKVAIGAINLNAAANQTEVSVSSENLIGSVDSNWNIVLLGDMFYDRHFVDMVSDWIPKLSNNNISVYVGDPGRLPLINHPLSSKLEIVFKCELPEECLKGNNGMNSGYVWKYKP; encoded by the exons ATGCGATTTTTGCCTGTTGTAAGATATCAGCTGTTACAAAGAGCTTGTCATACAAGTCGTAGCATCACTGATTTAATACCCAGTCATACAGAGTTATCCAGGGACCACCTTACACCAGAAATAGCCCTCCATCTTATAACACCACGATGTAAGCTGTGGAATAGCAAAGGAGATGATGTGCCATTTCCTGACCCTTACTGGGCATTTTATTGGCCTGGAGGACAGGCATTAACCAG GTTCATATTAGACAATCAGTATATTTTTGCTGACAAAAACATAGTTGACATTGGAAGCGGATGCGGAGCCTCTGCCATTGCATGTAAAATGATTGGTGCCCGCAGTGTTATTGCTAATGACATTGATAAAG ttGCCATTGGTGCCATTAACTTGAATGCAGCAGCCAATCAAACAGAAGTATCGGTATCGTCAGAAAACCTGATTGGTTCTGTAGACTCTAACTGGAACATAGTACTGCTAGGCGATATGTTTTATGACCGCCACTTTGTAGACATGGTTAGTGACTGGATTCCGAAATTATCAAACAATAACATATCTGTATATGTAGGCGATCCAGGCAGACTTCCTCTAATCAATCATCCACTCAGTTCAAAATTAGAAATTGTGTTCAAGTGTGAATTACCTGAAGAATGTCTGAAGGGAAATAATGGAATGAATTCTGGCTATGTCTGGAAATATAAACCCTGA